The Mustela nigripes isolate SB6536 chromosome X, MUSNIG.SB6536, whole genome shotgun sequence genomic sequence TGCCCCTCGGAGGACCCGAGCTGGGGCAGCCTCTGGGCCCAGTCCGGGGCCCGCTCCCGCCTGCGCTCAGTATTAGCAGTGCGCCGCCGTGTCCTTGCCCGCCCGGcccgggctgctgctgcttgccgcTAACAGGTGGGTGTCCGCATGTGTCCACGGGTGCGCTCTCTGACTGAGATCCGAAATCGGCGCCCAACTTAGCCTCACCCGGTGACCTCCTGCCCGCCTGGACGGAGCAGGGCCCACCCAGTTGAGTGTTTCTGGGGAGCCGGACGGTGGAGTGCAAAAAGGCTTGCAGAACTTGAAGCCTGCTCCTTCCCTTGCTACCAAGGCCTCCTTTTCCGTTCGATTTGTCACTGCTTCAATCAATAGCGGCCGCTCCAGAGTCAGTAGTTGCTgaatatttgaccaaatatcaCCAGGACTGTTACTCAGTGTGTGCCGAGCCCTCTCGTCGCGCTGGGCTCCCGTGTACCCGGACACTGTAGCGTGTGCTGTGTCGTACACGTGTttgccctcctctcctccctcatcCTTCCATCGTTTCTTCCGGGGCTTTtctgtttgggtttggtttggtttttatttctccttttgtgttCCAAACATGAGGTTCTCTCTACTGGTCCTCTGAACTGTGGTGTTGAGGCTTATATTTGTGTAATTTTGGTGGGTGAAAGGAAATTTGCTAAGTAAATCTCTTCTGTGTTTGAACTGAAGTCTGTATTGTAACCATGTTTAAAGTAATTGTTCCAGAGACAAATGCTTCTAGACACCTTTTCTTTACAAACAAAAGAATTTGGAGGGAGGGGATGGTGACCGAGATGAGAGGGGCTGTCCTTCTTCCACAGGAGGGGAGATCCGAAGAGGTGACCCCGGCCCCGAGCAGCCAGATGCCACCCGAAGTAATTAAGCCTAAGCCAACGGACCAAACAGCTGATGTGTTGCCATTTTCAAAGTCAGAGCAAAACCAGGTTTTGTTCCACCCAGTGGATTCTGTTGCCTTTCCCCCAACTCCCGAGATTATtagcatcatcattatttttaaggaCAGACGAGGTTGATGTTCCTTCAAAGGGAGACAGGAGGGGTGTGACAGAGCCGACCTTGCCTCAGTGGGAGAGGCATAGGGCAGGCCTGAGGAGCAGAGCTCAGGATACAGGTGGCCGTCTACCTGGAGACCTCCGCTGTGGTCACAGGTCCGGTGTATGTTGACAGGACCGATGGGCCACTCTCCACCTGACGCAGCTCCTCCTGGACGGGCCAGGTGGTGGGCGGTACCGTTCAGGACAACCCCCCATCACATCCCACCCAGTCCCAGAGTACACAACAGTAACGTGACCTCTAGATTCTTCACCGTCCTGGGTGATGGGACAGTGGTGGAGGGGTGCACTCTCTTTGCTGCCATCTGATCCCCAGCACAATTTGGACATGAGAAACCCCACTTCCCTTCTCCTGGCCAAAGCAGATCCTTCTGAGAAAAGCCATTACCCCCACCAGACATTGTTTTGGGCTCACGGAACAGGGACATCCCTCACCCCCGTCCccccctgcgcccccccccccccccaaggcgaAGACAGTGCTGACTCTCATGAGTATTTGCACATGGGTTTAGTATCAGGAAGGACCAGGCAAGGtggctgcccccccaccccccgagtcACAGGGATACTGGCCACTCTAGACAGAGGGGCTCTAGCTCGGAAGCCCGGTGAGGGTGGGAGAGAGGTGTGTGCGGGATAGGGAGCAGCCTAGGACAGACTTGGCTAGAGATGGCTCCAAAGCCCTCCATCACATTCACCttcagtttttgtgttttgggaCAATTACTTTAGAAAATAAGTAGGtcgttttaaaaacaaaaaatattgattGCTTTTTTGTAGTGTTCAAAAAAAGGTTCTTTGTGTATAGCCAAATGACTGAAAGCactgatatatttaaaaacaaaaggcaatttATTAAGGAAATTTGTACCATTTCAGTAAACCTGTCTGAATGTACCTGTATACGTTTCAAAAACACCCCCCTCCCACTGAATCCCTGTAACctatttattatataaagagTTTGCcttataaatttacataaaaatgtccGTTTGTGTCTTTTGTTGTAaaatcaagtgatttttttcataaggTTCTTTTACTATTTGAAAAGATGGGCAGCAcgcagttttattttatttttgtaagttttttaatACGTGTGAAAGCAAAGAATACTCAGCATGCCTTTCTAAGTGATGCGTTTGCACCTTTTGTTGGGAAGTACTGTATCCTGTGCTGTTAGCATTCTCGATAAATCTCTCTGTGAAAGTGACTCAAGGTCTGGGCTTTCATTATCAGCTCACAGGACAGCCTGCTGCTGTGTTTCCGGATTCCGTCCGGCTGTCCCTGAACACCACCAGCCGCTCTCAGGACTGTCTTGGGAGGCAAGACCAGCCTGCTCCACACCCTTACTGCCTCCCCTTGGCTTCCAAGGCTACCTTCGTAGGCACACTGCTGCCGCATGTCATGGGGAGCTCTGGGGTGGCAGGCTGGGAAGGATCTGGCACAGGCTTGGCCGCCGAGCCCCAGGGCCGGAGGCCAGCGCGCCTCGGCCACCCTGCACAGCTACACAAGTGCCCCGCTCCAGGGGGCAGTGGCAGGGTGCCCCCTCTGTCCAGGTGCTTTTGGCTGTCTGGCCCCTGGACGTCTAACCTGACACCTTCCCATGGCCTCTGCTCACCAGGCCCCTTGCCCAGAGGGGTCGCTGTCATCACTGTGGGGTTTGCAGACCTTTTGCCAACCTGGCACTCAGGAGCTGCCTGCCCGGCCACAGCTGTTCccagcaggcagaaggaacaagCGCTCAGAGGCCAGCATCACAGGAAAACAAATGCGGGCACAGCCGCTAGAAGGTGCACTCGAACGTCCTGGCTTTGAAGGTTAAAACAAAGGGTTGGCATTCGACCCATGTGTATTGGGCATGTGTCGCGTGCCAGGCCCGTCTTGGGAGCTGCTGTCCCGCAGGGAGCGAGGACAGAGGCGCGACCCCGCTAGAGCTGCGGGCGTGCCCCGAGCCCGAGTCCGCGGTCTTCGTCAAGGCCGTGCCCGCGCGAAGCCGCTGGGGCCAGGGTGGGACCTGCCATGGCTCTGGCTTCCGGGGAGAGAGGCTCCCGTGGAGGCCCAGCTTGAGAAGACAGCCTTCCCGAAGGGGAGCCCTCTGGGGCCAGGATGGAGGGGGCGGGTGGTGAGTGAAGGAGACCCGTTGCCATGCAAGCGCTCGTCCGACTGGACCAACAGAAGACGAAGGTCCTGTGGCTGCTCGGTGGGTTCTTCCCGGGGGTCCTCAGGGGAGGAGGGCGTCGTGGGAGCAGTGGGCTGGGGGAAGGATGGACTCCAGAGACGTTCGGGGAAACGGCCGGGTAACGGGGCTGTGGGAATGGAGGAGCGCCGGCGAGCTTGAGGGAGGCGGCGGCCGGCCGGGCGCTGCGGGTGGCCAAGAGGGCGTCAGACAGGCTAGGAGCGCACGCGGCGTCCGGGAGGCCGGAGCCCGCTGTCCTCACGGGCGGGGAGGGCCCCCGGAGCCGGAAGCACGACGCGGGAGGGAGGAAGCGGAGAAGCCGAAGGCCTGTCTTCAAGAGACGTAAACCCGTTTTATGCGCTCGTGGGAAGAAGGCACCAAAGAAGGGAAAAAGTTGCAAACACCGCAAAGCGCCAACACTTGCTGGAGCAGGGGCCTGGGGTGGAAAAGATGCGATGCGCAGGGCGGAGGCGGCGGCCAACAGCGCTCTGAGCCGGGGCAGCCCGCCGTCCCAGCTTCCAGATGGTTCTCCCTGCACCCGGCCTCAGGGCCAGCCGACAGGGACAGGACGCGGCCGTGACCCACGCCGGACCCTGCCCGGGATCTCTGACAATGTCCGCTGCCTCCCGAAAGAAGCTCGAGAGTTTATAAGGAGGCGGCCCAGGGCGCCCGCCAGGCCCGGCTCGAGCCCTTTCCGGAACGCCCCGGCCCTTGCCATGCCCTTTGCCCCGGTGCTCGGATCCACGCTCCTCCACCCCTCAGAGTCCCGCTCAGGCGGCCCCTCCTCCGAGAAGCGCGCCTCGCCGCCCAACCGGACCGAGGGGCGCGGCCTTCGCGGGGAGAAACCGCGCGCGGCGCCCCCGTGCGGCCGAGGGCCGGGGTGGAAAACGGCGGCCGCCGAGGGCAAGATGGCGGCGGCCCCGGGCCCCGCCCCTTCCGTCTCGCGGGGCGCTGCACGAGGCCGGCTTAAAGGGGAAGTGAGTCAGTGTCCGCGGACCCGGCCGGCCAAGGCCCGCGCCCGCCGCGGCCTCCAGAGGCCCGGAGAGGCCCCGAAAGGCCCTGGccctgcggcggcggcggccatGGCCGGTGGGCCGGGGCCGGGAGACCCCGCGGCCCCTGGCACCCAGCACTTCTTGTACGAAGTGCCTCCCTGGGTCATGTGCCGCTTCTACAAAGTGATGGACGCCCTGGAGCCCGCCGACTGGTGCCAGTTCGGTGGGTGGCGGCGGGCGGGCGGACGCTGGGACGGGGGAGGGGCGCGCTGGTCCCAGGCGCCCAGACTTGACGCCTCCCGGCCCGCAGCCGCCCTGATCGTGCGCGACCAGACGGAGCTGCGGCTGTGTGAGCGCTCCGGACAACGCACGGCCAGCGTCCTTTGGCCCTGGATCAACCGCAACGCCCGCGTGGCCGACCTCGTGAGCATCCTCACGCACCTGCAGTTGCTCCGCGCTCGGGATATCATCACGGCCTGTGAGCGCCCGGCCCCGGGGAACCCCGGGACCCCGGTCTGGGGCCGGAGCCTGCCAcggggcccctccctccccccccccccccacccccccccccccgccacctagCCCTAACTGCCCTTCTCTTCCCATGTGTCCCAGGgcaccctcctgcccctctcctgccccccagcACCAGCACCCCGAGGCCTAGCAGCCCCCCTGCACCCTGTGAGGCCAAGGTCCCCCGCCCCCGGAAGTTGTCGACGTCAGCCGCCACAGTCCCCTCCCCAGGTAAGAGGGCCCGAGTGTCGGCCTTGATGGACCTTTGGAAAGGGCCACCTTGACCAtgctctgtgcctgcctctcactGGTAACTTTATGAAGCTTTTCCAGACTCCCAGACCCATTCTGGGGCTGAGCTCAGTCCTGTCCCAAGCCCTGCCTCCCGCcagcaaccaccaccaccatacccagccccttcctccaccaAGGTAGGTTGGTGCTGCCCCCAGGGAAAGATTCAAGACAAGGAGCAAAACAGTGTAGCCTGTGGGTACCCCAGCCAGCCTAACAGGGCCAGCCAGGaggcagctgggctggggggcACTTGTGACTTTAAGACCGCAGGAATAACAGAGGACCTCACCTGATCCAGGATCTCTGCCCACAGCCTAACCCGGAGAGCCCAGTGTCCCCCCTGCAGGGAGCCCAGGCCTCTCCCTTTTGCTGGCCCCTCAGTGAGATCTCCCAGGGCACCCACAACTTCTCAGAGGAGCTGAAGATCGGAGAGGGTGGCTTCGGGTGTGTGTACCGGGCGGTGATGAGGAACACGCCGTACGCGGTGAAGAGGCTAAAGGAGGTGGGTGTACCTTCCCCGCGAAGGCCCTGGCAGGTCATTGACAGACCCTCGCTTTCTGGTTCTTCTCCTCTGCTTCCCCACGTACCTCCTTCAGCGCTCTGACTGCCCAGTTCAAGGTTCCCAGCCCCTTGGTGGTTCTGGGCCCGGGGCAGGAGCCAGTGAGAGTGGCCACCAGGCCTGGGCTACCGGAGCTTCACGCCGCCTCTCCGCTCTCGTTTGCCGGGGGCTGCAGGGGGCGGACCTGCCGTGGGTCGCACTGAAGCAGAGCTTCCTGACGGAAGTGGAGCAGCTGTCCCGGTGAGTCTGGGGCACCCCTCCTGGCTACGGGCGGAGGGAGAACCGGGTCAGGGCCCCAGAGCCCACCAGGCCCGGCCCACCCCCACAACCAGCTGGAAAGCATGGCGGAGGCTGGGGGCCAGAGTGCTCAGGTCCTGCTTTTCCAAGCAGGTTCCGTCACCCCAACATCGTGGACTTTGCTGGTTACTGTGCTCAGAGCGGCTTCTACTGCCTCGTCTATGGCTTCTTGCCCAACGGCTCCCTGGAAGACCGCCTCCACTTCCAGGTAGCCGTCCGTGGCCGGGCCCCCTTCCCGGGGCCCACAGCACTCTCAGCGCCTGGCTGAAGCGGGGTGCGTGGCCTGGGCTCTCGGGCCCTGTGAGCTGATCCTGCCAGCGGGCAGGGGCCGGGCCCCAGGCTTGGACCCGAGGCGGGCCGCCCGTTTCGCCTGGCACCCTTCCCGTGCTCTCCCCTGGGCCGTTCCCGCAGGCCTGGGAGCCTGGGTCGTGCTGCCTCTGACAAGGGGGTTATGGACTCAGGGCCCCGATTCATGCCCCTTCATTTTACTAGCAGAGTAGCTGGGGGGTCTTGTCAGCGTGGCCCTCGAGGACGGGGGGCAGTGGCCAGTGAGCCGCCCTGTCTGGACCTGAAGCTGACCTTCCTCTGGCCACGCATCTGCAAGCCACGAGGGCCGGCAGCGGTACGCAGGGCATTTCAGCTCTTGGGGCAAGCGTGCTATGCCGGGGGGAGCCGGAGAGAATGCCTCTAACACCATCCCGGTCGCCCCAGTGAGAAGGAGGAGCACCCTGAGTCCTGGTGCCTCCGGGAAGCACAGTGCTCGTTCCTACAGAGCAGCGCAGTAGCTCGGGGCCCGCCTCCTGGGGAAGCGGCTCCTGCAGACTTTACTCCTTgtttcccagaagaggaaagtgAGACCCAGAGAATGAAGCAGCTTGTGTAGAAGCCACAGTGACAGGTGGAAGGAGAGTCCGGGTCAAGGAACCACGGCCTCACAGCCTCTCCTGTGCCCTTTGCTTGCTCTGTCGCTCTAGACCCAGGCCTGCCCCCCACTCTCCTGGCCTCAGCGACTGGACATCCTTCTGGGCACAGCACGCGCCATTCAGTTCTTACATCAGGACAGCCCCAGTCTCATCCACGGGGACATCAAGAGGTGAGGAGGAGACAAAGCCAGGCCCTCGGGGCCTCTGAGCGCCGTGAGGATGGAGGCTGTGGCAAGGGAATGATGTTCCCAAACCTTCTGCCAGCAGGCAGCAGAGGCCCTTGCCCTCTGAGTCCCAAGGAGCCCTGCTCTGGGTGTTTCCCATGAGAGCAGGCCCGCCCTCTCCCGCTGGAGGCCGAGGTGAGGGAGGGGGTGGAACCCTGAGGCCTGGGACAGCAGAGCTGGGGGCCCTGGGTCACCGAGCACCTGCAGTGGGACAGGTGTGGAAGCAGAGGTTAAGGACGGGCGTCCCGCCCCTCGGCGAGCAGGGACTGAACCGTGTGAGGGAGCCCCCCATTAGCTGGGCCACCCCGAGTCCGGTGCTGTCAGGGCCCAGCAAGCATGGGCTGCGGAGCTGCCCAGGACTGACCTgaccctgctccttccctccccaagtTCCAACGTCCTCCTGGATGAGAGACTGATGCCCAAGCTGGGAGACTTCGGCCTGGCCCGCCTCAGCCGCTTTGCGGGGGCCAGTCCCGGCCAGAGCAGCACAGTGGCCCGGACGCAGACCGTGCGTGGCACCCTGGCTTACCTTCCCGAGGACTATGTCAAGACGGGGAGGCTGGCCGTGGACACGGATACCTTCAGCTTTGGCGTGGTGAGCACCTGGCCCCTTTCCTCGGCAACGCAAAGACAGGAGGGCCTGGATCATTCCGTAGCGGACCAGAGGCCAACCCGGCAGCAAGCTGACAGGAGCCTTGGCTCTGGGGCCCCTCTGCCCCTGACACGGCCCTCCCGCCCCATGGGGCACTGCCTGCATCTCGTTTACGGTTTGCAGTTTTGCAATCCTTTTCCTCACGTGAGCCCTCCAAACCACTGTCCTGATCTGCCCGTCCGAGGGCTGTGCCCATCAGCCTCGGTGGCCTCTTCGGGCCTGGCTGCCCCGACCAGCCCACAAGcccgccccccccagcccccccccccacggggCCCTCCCTGCTGCGGCCCCGGAAGCCACCGCCACACCCTCTGTCCCGCCCTCCCCAGGTAGTGCTGGAGACCCTGGCTGGCCAGAGGGCCGTGAGGACGCATGGTGCCCGGACCAAGTACCTGGTGAGCGTCCTGAGGTGGGGCAGGgactggagagggaggcaggtgggcagagggggtgggagtggggagcgaggcagggaggcagaggggagagggaggcaggcaggcagggagagggggtgggaggagggagagaagcagggagggaggcgggaAGCGCTACTCCCGATAACCAACAGGTGCAGCCCTGGAGGGTGGAATGATCTGGAATCAGTGCCCCACAGAAGCCAGCCTCGGCTACTGCTGACTCATCTATGAAAGTAGGCAGGGCTCCAAGCAGCTTCCCTTGACCTTGCTGAGGAAAAACCTGTCTGTCTGCTGCAGACGCTGGGGCCTTTCCAGAATCCAcctgggctgggagaggggaaggggccaTCCCGGCAGGGCCATCCCGGGGGCTCCGGGGCCAGAAGCTGCAGTGGCAAACAGAACACAGGGCCCTGGGAGAGGCTGTGGGGGGAAATGGGGCTACCCCCACCCCGTcgcttctgtctgcctctctgtgggCCGAGGTGGCGCGGGCTCTAGTCCCAGCCTGATGGTGCTCCGCGCTGGGCCCGCTCTGCCACTTGCGAACAGACCCTGGGCGCGTGCCGGGAGCGCGGCGTACAGCACCGGCTCCCTACGGTCCAGGCCCCGCGCCGTCTTCTGCTCCCTCCCGGGCTCGGGGCTGTGTGTGTCCGGGAGCGCGTCTCGGGGGCTCTGGGCTGGAATCGGGGAGCCAGCCGGTGGCTGTCTGCGTCCGTCTGCGCGTCCCGTGTGCGGAGCTGAGCCAGCTCGGGCCGCTCTCCTCGTCGCTGCCCCAGGGCTGCGTGCCGGGTCCCTCCGGGTCTGTCTTTGGGCCTCTGCATCCTTCCCATTTCGTCTCCATGCCGGGGCCAAAGCGATGTCTCAGAGACAAAACGAGATCGTGGCAGCCCATCCGCTTTCCCACTGTGCTTGGGAGGAAGGCCCAGTCCCTTAATGTGGCCACTAGCCCCCAGGTCCTGCCACCACCagccttctctctgtcccccagactcagccagctccccactgcctgccccagggccttggtTTGagcctttccttctgcctgagagGCCACCCCCTGACCCAGGTGCTTCCTCCTTCATCTCAAAAGCCAGCATGGCCTCCAGCCTCATTTGCGCCCGTGGGTACCTCTCTGCGGGGTGCTCCCTGTCCTCTTTGGCTCTGACCTCTGGCTGGTTTGTGCCTTCAGATCCCAGCTCCCAAGTGACCACTTGCTCGGGCCCCAGTCAGAAGCCCCGTGGCCCGTCTGTTTTGCTTTCCCGTTGCCTTAGAGGCTTGTTGGTGTCTCTGCCGCACCGGGAAGTCAGCACTCCGAAGGTGGGCCCCGGGGCGCTCTACCACTggctcccaggggcctggggcaaAGCTGGGCACACGGTGGGTGCTTCATCAATCTCAGAAAGGACCACAGGAGTCAGCGATGAGAGCCTGGGGAAGAGGGCTGGAGGCATGCCCACCCAGGGATAGCTGAGCTCATAGGATCTGTCCCACAGAAGGACCTCGTTGAAGAAGAGGCTGAGGAGGCCGGGGTGACTCTGAAAAGCACCCGGACCACAGTGCAAGCGGGTCTGGCCACAGATGCATGGGCTACCCCCATTGCCGCCCAGATCTGTAAGAAGCACCTGGACCCCAGGCCTGGCCCATGCCCGCCCGAGCTGGGGCTGGCCCTGGGCCACCTGGCTTGCTGCTGCCTGCACCGCCGGGCCAAGAGGAGACCCCCCATGACCCAGGTAgccctgggaggaggtgggggtagggagggaaagcCACTGAGACCGGCTGCCCATGGCAGGGGGTGGCTGTCAGAAACCCCAGGTTTCGggtgctacccaggcacctgccACACCGCTTCCTGGGGACAGAGTCTCCAGATGTTTTTAGCACGCTCTTCAGTTCTGCTTGGGGTGGCTGGAGCCCCTCGCCAGACCCCacctgggagatggagaggagcagagggcttTTACTGGGCCCCCTTCGGGGCACTCCAGTGCCACTGCACCTGTGTTTTCTCTGGCCCCCGCCCGAGCGCCGCTTCTTCCCTCTGACGCTAGGGCAGCTGGGAGGCTCTGTGTGAGGGCGGTAGGGCCGTGAATTTGCTTTCCAGAAGACGGACAAAAGCCACGCTCAGTCCTTCGCTTTAGTGGCCAGTGACTTCTTGGCAGTCTTTGCGACGTGGATAAAAAGCCCCGAGGTCCCCGGGTGGCCCAGAGCTGCCCTGTGGTAGGACGGCAGCATGCTGGGGCAGGGCCCTGTCCCGCCCTGAGAGTCCCTTCTCCCCCCACAGGTGTATGAGAGTCTAGAGAAGCTGCAGGCGGTCGTGGCAGGACCTGTCCCGGAGCCCGATTCTGCTGGCCGCAGCCCCTCTTCCCCGCAGGAGAACTCCTACATTTCCCAGCCCAGCAGTGCCCCGTGTGGTGCCAGCCCCCCGGAGCCCCGGGCGCTCCCCTCGGGAGCACCAGCCCAGGCCCCAGAGTGGCTCCAGAAGGGCCCCAACCAGCCCGTGGAGAGTGATGAGAGTGTGTCCGGCCTGTCTGCCGCCTTGCATTCCTGGCGCCTGACCCCGAGCTGCCCCCCAGACCCGGCCTGGCCAGGCAGCGCAGGGCAAGAGGCCACTGCATGGGCCCCGACACCCCTGGGGAAGGCCAGCTGGACCCAGGAGTCGAGCTGGGGGAGTGGCCCGGGGCTGCAGCTGACAGCTATGGAAGGTAGCTGGGGACAGGTGCCGGGAAGAGGGACCAGGGGCCTCTCTTGGTGACagtccccacaccccacccccagtctgtCCTCAGCAAGCTCTGGGCCTTGACCTCCAGGTGGGTGACAAGAGGCCAGGAGCTCACTTCCTGAAAGCCAGGAACAAGGAAGGCTTTGTTCAGGGCCAGGTTCCCGGCCTATCCGGGAGCCGGGGCAGCAGTGCGGCCCCTTCCAGGCCTTTCCTGCAGACACGGCACAGAGGACTTCTGTCCCAAAGGGGCGGGAGTtgagctgggggctgggaagagcTGCGAGGCCAGCAGCGGCTCGGAGGAGCTCCCAGGGCCCGTGGCACAGCACCCCCCCAGCTGAGACGGTGCTCTCTCCGCCCTAGGATCGCTCCTGAGCAGCTCGGTGGCCTCGCAGCCGCCGCAGATCATCATCAACCCGGCCCGACAGAAGATGGTGCGGAAGCTGGCCTTGTACGAGGACGGGGTCCTGGACAGCCTGCAGCTGCTGTCATCCGGCTCCCTCCGAGGTAGCCTGGGACTAACTCCAGGGCCGCccggcctgcttcctcctgactGGCGAGCAGCACAGCGTCTATTCCCTGAGGGTGTAGGGCAGCTCCAGGGCAGCGGGGCTATCCTCCCCTTGGGGACAAGGCCTTGTGGGAGCCTTCTCAACTCCTCCCGA encodes the following:
- the IRAK1 gene encoding interleukin-1 receptor-associated kinase 1 isoform X2; protein product: MAAAPGPAPSVSRGAARGRLKGEVSQCPRTRPAKARARRGLQRPGEAPKGPGPAAAAAMAGGPGPGDPAAPGTQHFLYEVPPWVMCRFYKVMDALEPADWCQFAALIVRDQTELRLCERSGQRTASVLWPWINRNARVADLVSILTHLQLLRARDIITAWHPPAPLLPPSTSTPRPSSPPAPCEAKVPRPRKLSTSAATVPSPAFPDSQTHSGAELSPVPSPASRQQPPPPYPAPSSTKDLCPQPNPESPVSPLQGAQASPFCWPLSEISQGTHNFSEELKIGEGGFGCVYRAVMRNTPYAVKRLKEGADLPWVALKQSFLTEVEQLSRFRHPNIVDFAGYCAQSGFYCLVYGFLPNGSLEDRLHFQTQACPPLSWPQRLDILLGTARAIQFLHQDSPSLIHGDIKSSNVLLDERLMPKLGDFGLARLSRFAGASPGQSSTVARTQTVRGTLAYLPEDYVKTGRLAVDTDTFSFGVVVLETLAGQRAVRTHGARTKYLKDLVEEEAEEAGVTLKSTRTTVQAGLATDAWATPIAAQICKKHLDPRPGPCPPELGLALGHLACCCLHRRAKRRPPMTQVYESLEKLQAVVAGPVPEPDSAGRSPSSPQENSYISQPSSAPCGASPPEPRALPSGAPAQAPEWLQKGPNQPVESDESVSGLSAALHSWRLTPSCPPDPAWPGSAGQEATAWAPTPLGKASWTQESSWGSGPGLQLTAMEGSLLSSSVASQPPQIIINPARQKMVRKLALYEDGVLDSLQLLSSGSLRGSGVGPQGRPGPEESDEFQS
- the IRAK1 gene encoding interleukin-1 receptor-associated kinase 1 isoform X4 — its product is MAAAPGPAPSVSRGAARGRLKGEVSQCPRTRPAKARARRGLQRPGEAPKGPGPAAAAAMAGGPGPGDPAAPGTQHFLYEVPPWVMCRFYKVMDALEPADWCQFAALIVRDQTELRLCERSGQRTASVLWPWINRNARVADLVSILTHLQLLRARDIITAWHPPAPLLPPSTSTPRPSSPPAPCEAKVPRPRKLSTSAATVPSPAFPDSQTHSGAELSPVPSPASRQQPPPPYPAPSSTKPNPESPVSPLQGAQASPFCWPLSEISQGTHNFSEELKIGEGGFGCVYRAVMRNTPYAVKRLKEGADLPWVALKQSFLTEVEQLSRFRHPNIVDFAGYCAQSGFYCLVYGFLPNGSLEDRLHFQTQACPPLSWPQRLDILLGTARAIQFLHQDSPSLIHGDIKSSNVLLDERLMPKLGDFGLARLSRFAGASPGQSSTVARTQTVRGTLAYLPEDYVKTGRLAVDTDTFSFGVVVLETLAGQRAVRTHGARTKYLKDLVEEEAEEAGVTLKSTRTTVQAGLATDAWATPIAAQICKKHLDPRPGPCPPELGLALGHLACCCLHRRAKRRPPMTQVYESLEKLQAVVAGPVPEPDSAGRSPSSPQENSYISQPSSAPCGASPPEPRALPSGAPAQAPEWLQKGPNQPVESDESVSGLSAALHSWRLTPSCPPDPAWPGSAGQEATAWAPTPLGKASWTQESSWGSGPGLQLTAMEGSLLSSSVASQPPQIIINPARQKMVRKLALYEDGVLDSLQLLSSGSLRGSGVGPQGRPGPEESDEFQS